One stretch of Aeromicrobium fastidiosum DNA includes these proteins:
- a CDS encoding ABC transporter permease, whose translation MTTATVTDERIARTSTVTKLLKRPEIGALVAAIVIFVFFAATTSVFATAPGASTWLRGASTIGIMAVAVALLMIGGEFDLSAGAMTGFTGLVVGVLTTEYGLNIWAAILVSLALALLVGFINGVLVMKTGLPSFIVTLGTFFVLQGIDLAGTKALIGQVAIQGMSSVPYYDSAKKVFGSAADIGGGLVYASVFWWLAVTVLATWILLRTRTGNWIFSVGGQQTAARQIGVPVFKTKVGLFMTTAGAGWLVGMLLLFTTSTVQSNTGVGQEFIYIICAVVGGCLMTGGYGSAIGAALGALIYGMVNQGIVYSGWDNNWLKAFLGVMLLGAVLLNEWVRKRAETAR comes from the coding sequence ATGACCACAGCAACCGTGACGGACGAGCGCATCGCGCGCACGTCGACCGTCACCAAGCTCTTGAAACGACCGGAGATCGGCGCGCTCGTCGCAGCCATCGTGATCTTCGTGTTCTTTGCCGCCACCACGAGCGTGTTCGCGACCGCTCCCGGAGCCAGCACGTGGCTCCGCGGTGCCTCGACGATCGGCATCATGGCCGTCGCCGTCGCGCTGCTCATGATCGGTGGAGAGTTCGATCTCTCGGCCGGTGCCATGACGGGCTTCACGGGCCTCGTCGTCGGCGTGCTGACGACCGAGTACGGCCTCAACATCTGGGCCGCGATCCTCGTGTCACTCGCACTGGCGCTGCTGGTCGGGTTCATCAACGGGGTGCTCGTCATGAAGACGGGGCTACCGAGCTTCATCGTCACCCTGGGCACGTTCTTCGTCCTGCAGGGCATCGACCTCGCGGGCACCAAGGCGCTGATCGGCCAGGTCGCGATCCAGGGCATGTCGAGCGTCCCCTACTACGACTCGGCCAAGAAGGTCTTCGGCTCCGCGGCCGACATCGGTGGCGGGCTCGTGTACGCCTCGGTCTTCTGGTGGCTCGCCGTCACGGTCCTCGCCACCTGGATCCTGCTGCGCACGCGCACCGGCAACTGGATCTTCTCGGTCGGCGGCCAGCAGACCGCTGCCCGGCAGATCGGCGTCCCGGTCTTCAAGACCAAGGTCGGCCTGTTCATGACGACCGCAGGAGCCGGCTGGCTCGTCGGCATGCTGCTGCTGTTCACGACGTCGACAGTCCAGAGCAACACGGGCGTCGGCCAGGAGTTCATCTACATCATCTGCGCCGTCGTCGGAGGCTGCCTCATGACCGGCGGCTACGGCTCGGCGATCGGTGCCGCCCTCGGCGCGCTGATCTACGGCATGGTCAACCAGGGCATCGTCTACTCGGGCTGGGACAACAACTGGCTCAAGGCCTTCCTGGGAGTCATGCTCCTGGGCGCGGTGCTCCTCAACGAGTGGGTTCGCAAGCGAGCGGAGACGGCACGATGA
- a CDS encoding ATP-binding cassette domain-containing protein translates to MSDKTTDSATNVAAPAAAGTAVIEVRDIGKRYGNIIALSDVSTSVRAGEVTCVLGDNGAGKSTFIKILAGAHEHSDGQLLIDGEATTLSSPRAALELGIATVYQDLAVVPLMPVWRNFFLGSEITKGFGPFKKLDVDEMKRITKDELAAMGIDLRDVEQPIGTLSGGERQCVAIARAVYFGARVLILDEPTAALGVKQSGVVLKYIAKARDRGLGVVFITHNPHHAYPVGDRFMLLRRGKSMGDFPKAEMTLEELTSMMAGGAELESLAHELEKTMGADSEIAQTLKADVT, encoded by the coding sequence ATGAGCGACAAGACGACAGACTCGGCGACCAACGTCGCGGCCCCCGCCGCGGCCGGCACGGCCGTGATCGAGGTCAGGGACATCGGCAAGCGCTACGGCAACATCATCGCCCTGAGCGACGTGTCGACGTCGGTGCGCGCGGGTGAGGTCACCTGCGTGCTGGGCGACAACGGTGCCGGCAAGTCGACGTTCATCAAGATCCTCGCGGGTGCCCACGAGCACAGCGACGGTCAGCTGCTGATCGACGGCGAGGCCACGACCCTCTCGAGCCCGCGTGCGGCGCTCGAGCTGGGCATCGCGACGGTCTACCAGGACCTCGCGGTCGTCCCGCTCATGCCGGTGTGGCGCAACTTCTTCCTCGGCAGTGAGATCACGAAGGGCTTCGGCCCGTTCAAGAAGCTCGACGTCGACGAGATGAAGCGCATCACCAAGGACGAGCTCGCGGCGATGGGCATCGACCTGCGCGACGTCGAGCAGCCCATCGGGACGCTCTCGGGCGGTGAGCGGCAGTGCGTCGCGATCGCGCGGGCGGTCTACTTCGGTGCCCGCGTGCTGATCCTCGACGAGCCCACCGCGGCCCTCGGCGTCAAGCAGTCCGGCGTCGTGCTCAAGTACATCGCCAAGGCCCGCGACCGCGGTCTCGGCGTCGTGTTCATCACCCACAACCCGCACCACGCGTATCCCGTGGGAGACCGGTTCATGCTGCTGCGTCGCGGCAAGAGCATGGGTGACTTCCCGAAGGCCGAGATGACCCTCGAGGAGCTGACGTCGATGATGGCCGGCGGCGCCGAGCTGGAGTCGCTCGCGCACGAGCTGGAGAAGACCATGGGTGCCGACTCCGAGATCGCGCAGACGTTGAAGGCCGACGTCACGTGA
- a CDS encoding Cgl0159 family (beta/alpha)8-fold protein: MTTVTSSDIASIVATRVEHPERIAELAASRTQPTGLVGQTGRLMLIACDHPARGALRAGDDALAMGDRRQVLDRMVRALARPGVDGVLGTADIIEDLLILGALEGKVVIGSMNRGGLAGTAFEMDDRFTGYDAESIADAGYQGGKMLFRIDPQDRSTVDTMQACADATADLADHGLMSMVEPFISYRDESGRIRNDLSTEAVVRSATVAAGLAPTSAHTWLKLPVIDDMEPVLAATALPVLLLGGEVAADQDAQFAAWSKALAGPSVRGMVVGRSLLFPPGGDVEAAVDATVEMMTA; encoded by the coding sequence ATGACCACCGTCACGTCCAGCGACATCGCCTCGATCGTCGCGACCCGCGTCGAGCACCCCGAGCGCATCGCCGAGCTCGCCGCGTCGCGCACGCAGCCGACGGGCCTGGTCGGTCAGACCGGACGCCTGATGCTGATCGCGTGCGACCACCCCGCCCGCGGCGCGCTCCGCGCCGGCGACGACGCCCTCGCGATGGGCGATCGCCGGCAGGTGCTCGACCGCATGGTGCGGGCGCTGGCACGTCCCGGCGTCGACGGCGTGCTTGGCACGGCCGACATCATCGAGGACCTCCTGATCCTCGGTGCCCTCGAGGGCAAGGTTGTCATCGGCTCGATGAACCGCGGCGGCCTCGCCGGCACGGCCTTCGAGATGGACGACCGGTTCACGGGCTACGACGCCGAGTCGATCGCCGACGCCGGCTACCAGGGCGGCAAGATGCTGTTCCGCATCGACCCGCAGGACCGCTCGACGGTCGACACGATGCAGGCCTGCGCCGACGCCACGGCCGATCTCGCCGATCACGGCCTGATGTCGATGGTCGAGCCGTTCATCTCCTACCGCGACGAGTCGGGGCGCATCCGCAACGATCTGTCGACCGAGGCCGTCGTGCGCTCGGCGACCGTCGCCGCGGGCCTGGCGCCCACCTCGGCGCACACGTGGCTCAAGCTGCCGGTCATCGACGACATGGAGCCGGTCCTGGCCGCCACGGCGCTGCCGGTGCTCCTGCTGGGTGGCGAGGTCGCCGCCGACCAGGACGCGCAGTTCGCCGCGTGGTCGAAGGCTCTGGCCGGCCCGTCGGTGCGCGGCATGGTCGTCGGACGCTCGCTGCTGTTCCCGCCCGGCGGCGACGTCGAGGCGGCCGTCGACGCGACCGTGGAGATGATGACCGCGTGA
- a CDS encoding CoA-acylating methylmalonate-semialdehyde dehydrogenase, with translation MTQYDHYVDGSPFTGESDRFGDVYDPARGIAKSQVRLATAADVDAVVASSAKAFETWSETSVTARSRIMFDFRQLLVEHEDELAAIISSEHGKTIDDAKGEVVRGREVVEFAAGIPQLLKGEYSDSVSGSVDSHTFRQPIGVVAGITPFNFPIMVPLWMHPVAIACGNTFVLKPSERVPGASDLVARLYTKAGLPDGVFNVVHGDKVAVDAILEHPDVAGVSFVGSTPIAKYVHENASRTGKRVQALGGAKNHAVVMPDADLDFAADHIVAAGYGSAGQRCMAISAVVAVGPTADTLVEKIRERSTDLTVSVGTDPDAEMGPVVTQASRDRIVDYIGQGEAAGATVVVDGRDLVVDDYEEGFFVGPSLLDQVTPDMSVYTDEIFGPVLTVLRVPTLDAAIELINSNPYGNGTAVFTSSGEVARTFQRKVHVGMIGINVPVPVPMAFHSFGGWKDSLFGDHHIHGPEGVRFYTQAKVVTTRWPHVSEESLAQLNFPTAH, from the coding sequence ATGACCCAGTACGACCACTACGTCGACGGCTCGCCGTTCACCGGCGAGAGCGACCGCTTCGGCGACGTCTACGACCCGGCCCGCGGCATCGCGAAGTCGCAGGTGCGTCTCGCGACGGCCGCCGACGTCGACGCCGTCGTGGCCTCGTCGGCCAAGGCCTTCGAGACCTGGAGCGAGACGTCGGTGACGGCGCGCTCGCGCATCATGTTCGACTTCCGCCAGCTGCTCGTCGAGCACGAGGACGAGCTCGCCGCGATCATCAGCTCCGAGCACGGCAAGACGATCGACGACGCCAAGGGAGAGGTCGTCCGGGGCCGCGAGGTCGTCGAGTTCGCCGCGGGCATCCCGCAGCTGCTCAAGGGCGAGTACTCCGACAGCGTCTCGGGCAGCGTCGACTCGCACACGTTCCGCCAGCCCATCGGCGTGGTCGCCGGCATCACGCCCTTCAACTTCCCGATCATGGTGCCGCTGTGGATGCACCCCGTCGCGATCGCGTGCGGCAACACCTTCGTGCTCAAGCCGTCCGAGCGCGTCCCCGGTGCGTCCGACCTGGTCGCCCGCCTCTACACCAAGGCCGGGTTGCCCGACGGCGTCTTCAACGTCGTGCACGGCGACAAGGTCGCGGTCGACGCGATCCTCGAGCACCCCGACGTCGCCGGCGTCTCGTTCGTCGGCTCGACCCCGATCGCCAAGTACGTGCACGAGAACGCGAGCCGCACCGGCAAGCGCGTGCAGGCCCTCGGCGGTGCCAAGAACCACGCCGTCGTGATGCCCGACGCCGACCTCGACTTCGCCGCCGACCACATCGTGGCCGCTGGCTACGGCTCTGCTGGCCAGCGCTGCATGGCCATCTCGGCCGTCGTCGCCGTCGGCCCGACCGCCGACACCCTCGTCGAGAAGATCCGCGAGCGGTCGACCGACCTCACGGTCAGCGTCGGCACCGATCCGGACGCCGAGATGGGCCCGGTCGTGACCCAGGCGTCGCGTGACCGGATCGTCGACTACATCGGCCAGGGCGAGGCGGCCGGTGCCACGGTCGTCGTCGACGGCCGCGACCTGGTGGTCGACGACTACGAGGAGGGCTTCTTCGTGGGCCCCTCGTTGCTCGACCAGGTCACCCCTGACATGTCGGTCTACACCGACGAGATCTTCGGACCCGTGCTCACCGTGCTGCGGGTTCCGACGCTGGATGCCGCGATCGAGCTCATCAACTCGAACCCGTACGGCAACGGCACAGCAGTGTTCACTTCCTCGGGTGAGGTGGCACGGACTTTCCAGCGGAAGGTCCATGTGGGCATGATCGGCATCAACGTGCCGGTCCCCGTCCCCATGGCGTTCCACTCCTTCGGGGGCTGGAAGGACTCACTGTTCGGCGACCACCACATCCATGGTCCCGAAGGCGTGAGGTTCTACACGCAGGCGAAGGTCGTCACCACCCGGTGGCCCCACGTCAGCGAGGAATCGCTCGCTCAGCTCAACTTCCCGACGGCTCACTAG
- a CDS encoding sugar ABC transporter substrate-binding protein: protein MKKIKIVGAILAAGTLLAACSGTGSDSGTADTAKKDYTYAVITHGAPGDAFWDRVKSGAEQAGDDYGVKVEYSSDADPAKQSQLIDGAVADKVDGIVVSMANPDGIEASVKKAVAAGVPVITINSGVDKFKDFGAITHIGQTETIAGQAVGEKLKAAGSKNAICVIQEAGNVGLEERCKAVAETMGGKVENLQVDGTDDNAVSATITSKLQADTSIDTVVTLGGQYAIDAVSAVKDSGSKAKVATFDLSEDVIKDIQAGTILFAVDQQPYVQGFLGVTGLYLKSINGNDIGGGQPINSGPAFITKENADAVLKYAANGTR, encoded by the coding sequence ATGAAGAAGATCAAGATCGTCGGTGCGATCCTCGCCGCCGGCACCCTGCTCGCCGCATGCAGCGGCACGGGCAGCGACAGCGGCACGGCCGACACGGCCAAGAAGGACTACACCTACGCCGTCATCACGCACGGCGCGCCCGGCGACGCGTTCTGGGACCGGGTCAAGTCCGGTGCCGAGCAGGCTGGCGACGACTACGGCGTCAAGGTCGAGTACAGCTCGGACGCCGACCCGGCCAAGCAGTCCCAGCTCATCGACGGCGCGGTCGCCGACAAGGTCGACGGCATCGTCGTCTCGATGGCCAACCCCGACGGCATCGAGGCCAGCGTCAAGAAGGCCGTCGCGGCCGGCGTCCCGGTCATCACGATCAACTCCGGTGTCGACAAGTTCAAGGACTTCGGCGCCATCACGCACATCGGTCAGACCGAGACGATCGCCGGACAGGCCGTGGGCGAGAAGCTCAAGGCCGCCGGCTCCAAGAACGCCATCTGCGTCATCCAGGAGGCTGGCAACGTGGGTCTCGAGGAGCGCTGCAAGGCCGTCGCCGAGACGATGGGCGGCAAGGTCGAGAACCTGCAGGTCGACGGCACGGACGACAACGCCGTCTCGGCCACGATCACCTCGAAGCTGCAGGCTGACACCAGCATCGACACCGTCGTGACGCTGGGCGGCCAGTACGCGATCGACGCCGTCTCGGCGGTCAAGGACTCCGGCAGCAAGGCCAAGGTCGCCACGTTCGACCTGTCCGAGGACGTCATCAAGGACATCCAGGCCGGCACGATCCTGTTCGCCGTCGACCAGCAGCCCTACGTCCAGGGATTCCTCGGCGTGACGGGTCTGTACCTCAAGTCGATCAACGGCAACGACATCGGTGGAGGGCAGCCCATCAACTCCGGCCCCGCCTTCATCACCAAGGAGAACGCCGACGCCGTCCTGAAGTACGCCGCGAACGGCACCCGCTGA
- a CDS encoding Gfo/Idh/MocA family protein: MSSRTGTGAPALRVGIVGFGWMGQVHARALSRLVQHYPDAPLAPRLVAVADNAPDDRTQRAAAAYGFEHVVSDWRELVTHDEVDLVCVTGPNFIHRDVAVAAAEAGKHLWVEKPAGRNAAETAEIVAAVEAAGVQAATGFNYRNVPAVERAREIVASGRIGMVEHTVVRFLADYSADPDAALSWRFRNEFSGSGVLGDLVSHAADLVQHVVAPITELVVDRATFIPQRRAALPGAMHYEKGAGELGDVENEDYVNALLRLADGSRGILESSRTAVGEQNTYGFEVHGTAGAVQWDFRRMNELRVSSVDASAGQPYLNSFYTTEYAGPGDGELAAFQPGTNNPIGFDDLKVVEALRLVESITGGKPVGATIHDALAAATVLDAMIESSNERKWVTL, encoded by the coding sequence GTGAGCTCCCGCACTGGGACTGGCGCTCCCGCGCTCCGCGTCGGGATCGTCGGCTTCGGCTGGATGGGACAGGTGCACGCCCGTGCCCTGTCCCGTCTGGTGCAGCACTACCCCGACGCGCCGCTCGCGCCGCGGCTGGTCGCGGTGGCCGACAACGCCCCGGACGACCGCACGCAGCGGGCGGCTGCCGCGTACGGGTTCGAGCACGTCGTGAGCGACTGGCGCGAGCTCGTCACGCACGACGAGGTCGACCTGGTGTGCGTGACCGGCCCCAACTTCATCCACCGCGACGTCGCCGTCGCGGCGGCCGAGGCGGGCAAGCACCTGTGGGTCGAGAAGCCCGCCGGACGCAACGCCGCTGAGACCGCCGAGATCGTCGCAGCCGTCGAGGCGGCGGGCGTGCAGGCGGCGACGGGCTTCAACTACCGCAACGTGCCCGCCGTGGAGCGTGCCCGCGAGATCGTCGCCTCGGGACGCATCGGCATGGTCGAGCACACCGTCGTCCGCTTCTTGGCCGACTACTCGGCCGATCCGGACGCCGCCCTGTCGTGGCGCTTCCGGAACGAGTTCTCGGGCTCGGGCGTGCTCGGCGACCTGGTCAGCCACGCGGCCGACCTCGTCCAGCACGTCGTCGCCCCGATCACCGAGCTGGTCGTCGACCGCGCGACGTTCATCCCGCAGCGGCGTGCTGCCCTGCCCGGCGCGATGCACTACGAGAAGGGGGCCGGCGAGCTCGGCGACGTCGAGAACGAGGACTACGTCAACGCGCTGCTCCGCCTGGCCGACGGCTCGCGGGGCATCCTCGAGTCGAGCCGGACGGCCGTGGGCGAGCAGAACACGTACGGCTTCGAGGTGCACGGCACGGCCGGCGCCGTGCAGTGGGACTTCAGGCGCATGAACGAGCTGCGCGTCTCGAGCGTCGACGCCTCGGCGGGCCAGCCCTACCTGAACAGCTTCTACACGACCGAGTACGCCGGTCCGGGAGACGGCGAGCTCGCTGCCTTCCAGCCCGGCACCAACAACCCGATCGGCTTCGACGACCTCAAGGTCGTCGAGGCGCTCCGCCTCGTCGAGTCGATCACGGGCGGCAAGCCCGTCGGTGCGACGATCCACGACGCGCTGGCGGCAGCCACGGTGCTGGACGCCATGATCGAGTCCTCCAACGAACGAAAGTGGGTCACGCTGTGA
- the iolD gene encoding 3D-(3,5/4)-trihydroxycyclohexane-1,2-dione acylhydrolase (decyclizing), translating to MTVLTVAQATVRFLEAQYTERDGVARPFFAGCWGIFGHGNVAGVGQALLERELSDDPSHLRFFHGRNEQSMVHAAVAYARQRDRLAAMAVTASVGPGATNMVTGAALATINRLPVLLLPGDTFATRVASPVLQELENTQQGDISVNDIFRPVSVHFDRVNRPEQLASALLHATRILTDPAETGAVTLALPQDVQAESYDFPDGLFARRVWHVARPVPEPAALARAVAAIRSARKPLIVAGGGVTYSGANDALLAFVEATGIPVGESQAGKGALPYDHPQSVGAIGATGTTAANALAAEADVVIGIGTRYSDFTTASRTVFADADVRFVNLNVSAFDTHKHSATGLVADAREGLTALTAALDGWTADPAHTERATALAAEWDAIVQRAYDGEGAPVVAEGLAIQSQVIGAVNELSDPRDVVLCAAGSMPGDLHKLWRTRDRKGYHVEYGFSCMGYEIAGGLGVKMAALDQAEAGDDADRDVFVMVGDGSYLMMNTELVTAVAEGVKVIVVLVQNHGYASIGALSQSLGSQRFGTAYRYRSADGRLDGDKLPVDLAANAASLGADVLAVAGIEEFRAAVLKAKASTRTTVIHVETDPLVPAPDSPAWWDVPVSEVSVLESTQQARLAYDDHKTRQRPYLTPASHTTALPKDHS from the coding sequence ATGACCGTCCTCACCGTCGCCCAGGCGACCGTCCGCTTCCTCGAGGCCCAGTACACCGAGCGGGACGGCGTCGCGCGTCCGTTCTTCGCCGGCTGCTGGGGCATCTTCGGCCACGGCAACGTCGCCGGCGTCGGCCAGGCGCTGCTCGAGCGCGAGCTCTCCGATGATCCGTCGCACCTGCGCTTCTTCCACGGCCGCAACGAGCAGTCGATGGTGCACGCCGCCGTCGCCTACGCCCGTCAGCGTGACCGCCTCGCCGCGATGGCCGTCACGGCGTCGGTCGGCCCCGGTGCCACCAACATGGTCACGGGTGCCGCGCTGGCCACGATCAACCGCCTGCCGGTGCTGCTGCTGCCCGGCGACACCTTCGCCACCCGGGTCGCGAGCCCCGTGCTGCAGGAGCTCGAGAACACCCAGCAGGGCGACATCTCGGTCAACGACATCTTCCGGCCCGTCTCGGTCCACTTCGACCGCGTCAACCGGCCCGAGCAGCTGGCCTCGGCGCTGCTGCACGCGACCCGCATCCTGACCGATCCGGCCGAGACCGGTGCCGTCACCCTGGCGCTGCCGCAGGACGTCCAGGCCGAGTCGTACGACTTCCCCGACGGGCTGTTCGCCCGCCGCGTCTGGCACGTCGCACGTCCCGTCCCCGAGCCGGCGGCGCTGGCCCGTGCGGTCGCAGCGATCCGCTCCGCCCGCAAGCCGCTCATCGTGGCCGGCGGCGGTGTCACCTACTCCGGGGCCAACGACGCGCTGCTGGCCTTCGTCGAGGCGACCGGCATCCCCGTGGGGGAGTCGCAGGCCGGCAAGGGCGCGCTGCCCTACGACCACCCGCAGTCGGTCGGCGCGATCGGTGCCACCGGCACGACCGCCGCCAACGCGCTGGCCGCCGAGGCGGACGTCGTGATCGGCATCGGCACGCGCTACAGCGACTTCACGACGGCGTCGCGCACGGTGTTTGCGGACGCTGACGTCCGGTTCGTCAACCTCAACGTCTCGGCGTTCGACACCCACAAGCACTCCGCGACGGGCCTCGTCGCCGACGCCCGCGAGGGGCTGACGGCGCTCACCGCCGCGCTCGACGGCTGGACCGCCGACCCCGCGCACACCGAGCGAGCGACGGCCCTGGCCGCCGAATGGGACGCGATCGTCCAGCGGGCCTACGACGGCGAGGGCGCTCCCGTCGTCGCCGAGGGGCTCGCGATCCAGTCGCAGGTCATCGGGGCCGTCAACGAGCTCTCCGACCCCCGCGACGTCGTGCTGTGCGCGGCGGGCTCGATGCCCGGAGACCTGCACAAGCTGTGGCGCACCCGCGACCGCAAGGGCTACCACGTCGAGTACGGCTTCAGCTGCATGGGATACGAGATCGCCGGCGGTCTCGGCGTCAAGATGGCGGCGCTCGACCAGGCCGAGGCCGGTGACGACGCCGACCGCGACGTCTTCGTGATGGTCGGCGACGGCTCCTACCTGATGATGAACACCGAGCTCGTCACGGCCGTGGCCGAGGGCGTCAAGGTCATCGTCGTGCTGGTGCAGAACCACGGCTACGCCTCGATCGGCGCGCTGTCGCAGTCGCTCGGCTCGCAGCGGTTCGGCACCGCATACCGCTACCGCTCCGCCGACGGCCGGCTCGACGGCGACAAGCTGCCGGTCGACCTGGCGGCCAACGCCGCGAGCCTCGGGGCCGACGTGCTGGCCGTCGCTGGCATCGAGGAGTTCCGGGCCGCGGTGCTCAAGGCCAAGGCGTCGACGCGCACGACCGTCATCCACGTCGAGACCGATCCGCTGGTGCCGGCGCCCGACAGCCCCGCCTGGTGGGACGTGCCGGTCTCCGAGGTGTCCGTCCTCGAGTCCACACAACAGGCCCGCCTCGCCTACGACGACCACAAGACCCGCCAGCGTCCGTACCTGACGCCGGCCTCCCACACGACTGCACTGCCAAAGGACCACTCATGA
- the iolB gene encoding 5-deoxy-glucuronate isomerase codes for MSSKYVIRSGEGASGPFALEITPDSAGWGYSGLRVLVLAPGRSEQIHTGDTEVVVLSLSGSAEVAVDGHTFTLGGRANVFAGPSDVVYAPRDATLTVTSADGGRFALASAKCANRLEPAYLPHADVPVEMRGAGQSSRQVNNFGIPGVLEADRIIACEVLTPGGNWSSYPPHKHDEEREGETRLEEIYYFEVADGPAGSGIGFQRVYGHDDADIDVAAEVRTGDAVLIPHGWHGPSIAAPGYDLYYLNVMAGPGDERAWLICDDPTHTWIRETWADQAVDPRLPFGGHA; via the coding sequence GTGAGCTCGAAGTACGTCATCCGGTCGGGCGAGGGGGCCTCAGGGCCGTTCGCGCTCGAGATCACCCCGGACAGCGCCGGCTGGGGCTACAGCGGCCTGCGCGTCCTGGTGCTCGCACCGGGTCGGTCCGAGCAGATCCACACCGGCGACACCGAGGTCGTGGTGCTGTCGTTGAGCGGGTCCGCCGAGGTGGCCGTCGACGGCCACACCTTCACGCTCGGCGGACGCGCCAACGTCTTCGCCGGCCCCAGCGACGTCGTCTACGCGCCGCGCGACGCGACACTGACGGTCACGAGCGCTGACGGTGGACGGTTCGCGCTGGCGTCGGCGAAGTGCGCCAACCGCCTCGAGCCCGCCTACCTCCCGCACGCCGACGTGCCGGTCGAGATGCGGGGCGCGGGCCAGTCGAGCCGGCAGGTCAACAACTTCGGCATCCCGGGGGTGCTCGAGGCCGACCGCATCATCGCGTGCGAGGTGCTGACGCCCGGCGGCAACTGGTCGTCGTACCCGCCGCACAAGCACGACGAGGAGCGCGAGGGGGAGACCCGCCTCGAGGAGATCTACTACTTCGAGGTGGCCGACGGGCCCGCGGGCTCGGGGATCGGCTTCCAGCGGGTGTACGGTCACGACGACGCCGACATCGACGTCGCGGCGGAGGTGCGCACCGGCGACGCCGTGCTCATCCCGCACGGCTGGCACGGACCGTCGATCGCGGCACCGGGCTACGACCTCTACTACCTCAACGTCATGGCCGGTCCGGGCGACGAGCGCGCCTGGCTGATCTGCGACGACCCCACCCACACCTGGATCCGCGAGACATGGGCCGACCAAGCCGTGGATCCACGACTCCCGTTCGGAGGGCACGCATGA
- a CDS encoding Gfo/Idh/MocA family oxidoreductase, which translates to MSLRVGVIGAGAMGADHIRTISRSVPSARVSAVYDFNTDTARAAASPVGADVVSSAEQLIDSTSVDAVIIASPDRTHADLVRACLAAGKQVLCEKPLAVTADEAYGVVEAEVVGGRRLLQVGFMRRYDPGFVALKRTITDGTVGDVRLVHAIHRNASSSTSTDDAGLITGSMIHELDTIPWLLDDEITGIRVESPVVDGFRDPQLATIWTKGGVMVMAEVFVNAGYGYDVRCEVVGSRGTASLAPAEAVSTRVAGVDGVPVRDDFVAHFADAYRIELSTWADEALAGATTGPSAWDGYVANAVAEAGVASLASGAREPVTLRERPSLYA; encoded by the coding sequence GTGAGCCTTCGCGTAGGTGTCATCGGTGCGGGTGCCATGGGTGCCGATCACATCCGGACCATCTCGAGGAGCGTGCCGTCGGCCCGCGTCTCGGCGGTGTACGACTTCAACACCGACACGGCCCGGGCGGCAGCCTCGCCGGTGGGTGCCGACGTCGTCAGCTCGGCCGAGCAGCTCATCGACTCGACGTCGGTCGACGCGGTCATCATCGCCTCGCCCGACCGCACGCACGCCGACCTGGTGCGCGCGTGCCTCGCGGCGGGCAAGCAGGTCCTGTGCGAGAAGCCCTTGGCCGTCACGGCCGACGAGGCCTACGGGGTCGTCGAGGCCGAGGTGGTCGGCGGACGCCGGCTGCTGCAGGTCGGCTTCATGCGCCGGTACGACCCGGGCTTCGTGGCGCTCAAGCGCACGATCACGGACGGAACGGTCGGCGACGTGCGGCTCGTCCACGCGATCCACCGCAATGCGTCCAGCAGCACCAGCACCGACGACGCCGGGCTCATCACGGGATCGATGATCCACGAGCTCGACACGATCCCGTGGCTGCTCGACGACGAGATCACCGGCATCCGGGTCGAGTCGCCGGTCGTCGACGGATTCCGCGACCCGCAGCTCGCGACGATCTGGACGAAGGGCGGTGTCATGGTCATGGCGGAGGTCTTCGTCAACGCCGGCTACGGCTACGACGTCCGCTGCGAGGTCGTCGGCTCGCGGGGCACCGCCTCGCTGGCACCGGCCGAGGCCGTCAGCACCCGGGTGGCCGGGGTCGACGGCGTCCCTGTGCGCGACGACTTCGTGGCCCACTTCGCCGACGCCTATCGCATCGAGCTGTCGACGTGGGCCGACGAGGCCCTCGCGGGTGCCACGACGGGTCCGTCGGCGTGGGACGGCTACGTCGCCAACGCCGTCGCCGAGGCGGGAGTGGCCTCGCTGGCCTCCGGCGCGCGCGAGCCCGTCACGCTGCGCGAGCGGCCGTCGCTCTACGCCTGA